The DNA window GGCGTGGCTGCCAAAATGTTTCATGCGCTGGCCCAGCAAGGTATTAATATCCAGATGATCGCCACGTCAGAAATCAAGATTAGCTGCCTAGTTTCTGAAGATGAAGGCGTCCAGGCTCTGCAAGCGGTTCATGCCGCCTTTGGGCTCTCCGGTAGTCAACGAATCCAGGTTCCTGCCTAGCATCCCTTACAGCACCCCGGCGACTAGACATCGCGGTATGAAACCAAACTCACCCACGCGGGTTCAACCTATCCTAATCTCTACATGTCCTGGCCCATCTGACTCCTGCTATACATTCGGGAACCGTGAGTCCGACAACGATGAACGTGCCATGAACAATGCCCCGTTTTAGATCAACAGTCAGTCATGCTTGCGTCTGCCCCTAGGCTGACCAAACTTCCTGGAAATCTGCGTATAGCGTCAGCCCCCCATCGATATACAGTGTTTGTCCGGTCATGTAAGCAGCTTCATCAGAAGCCATAAAGGCCACCGCTGCCGCCATCTCTTCTGGCGTGCCCGCGCGACCCATGGGAATATGACTCTCTACAACAGCTCGTTTGTCTGCATCCTCCGTCCAATCATCGTTAATGGGAGTTGCAGTCGCTCCGGGGCCAATGCCATTAATCCGAATGTTCTGGTTTGCATATTCTAGGGCTAGGGTTTTGGTGAGATTACCCATGCCCCCTTTACTGATGGAATAGCTGAGATAGTGGGGGCGAGGAATCACCTCATGAACGCTAGAAATATTGATGATAGAGCCAGGGCGCTGGTGGTGAAGCAGGTGCTTGATGGTTTCGCGGGCACATAGAAAAGCACCCCGCAGGTTAACATTCAGCACCCAGTCAAAGCTGTCTACATCTAGATCATGGGAAGGACTTTCGGTTTGCACCCCTGCATTGTTGACAAGGATATCGAGCTGCCCAAAGTGTTTAACCACCTGGTCTACCACAGCCACCACATCAGCCTCTTTAGACACATCCCCCTGCACCAGCAGGGCTCGCACGCCGCACTTTTCTACATCATCACAGGCCTGTTTCATAGCCTCGTCAAGGGTATCTTGGGCTCCACCTGGGCTACTGCGGTAGTTGATCGCTATGTTGCAGCCCTCCTCTGCTAGACGAATGGCGATCGCCTGCCCAATGCCCGAAGAGGCTCCCGTCACCAAGGCTGTTTTATCCCGAAGTCCCTTCATGTGTTCACATTAGATTGCCGATGACTAACCATACAGCGCAAGCTCGCCCACGGATCTCTACCCAAGGACTGATCACGAAAAAGGCAATCGGCTAGAGAGACAACTAACCCCATGCTCGCTATCTTTTTGTCCTCAAGACACGCGCTGTGAGCTGCATACATCAGAGATAGTGTAGAGTCTGTTACTGAGCGATATGGTCTCTGATTGCGTAGCCCCCTTTGCCAGGCACCCCTAAGTCTTAGCGAGCAATCTCTGCCATTTCAATCACTCGACCGTCGTAATCCTTCACCAAAAAGTTCAGCGGTTCATCGCGACGAATTTTATGTTTGAGCCGACGAGTTTGCACTCGCAACAGCAGTTGTTCAAGACAGTCATGATCAAAACACACATGGCGCTGGCGGTTTTTATGCCCCAAGCTCGCCCCCGAAATGATATGAAGCTGGGTATTTTTCTTAAGCTGATACCATAGACCCTCTGTGTTGTTGAGGGTGGTGGCTGGAGAGGTGAGATTCGCCGTTGAGAGGTAGAGCGGATCGGTGGCAGCCCCCAGAGTTTGTTCATAATTGTAGTAATACTGGAGGGGTACATCGGCAGCCGGTAGGTCTAGCATCCCCTCATAGAACAGCTTAGCCAACTCCAAATCCGACACCATCACGGTGTATACCTTAGGGGCACTGGTCAAAAACACCCACATCGCTCCGGCATAGGCAACCAGCAGCATCACCATGATGCCTTGGGTTGACAGGATACTATCGAGGGGAAATACCCCAAGCAGCATCGACGAATGGAGCCCTAATAAACTTTCTGCAAGCGTCATGAATTTTATTCAGTCATACAGCAGTGGACGATCTCAGACGGTGCGTGACGATTCAACGTATCGTTTGGGAACGGCTGGCTGTTGCCAAACCCCTACAGTCACTAAGTTCAGCAGCGATCCTTTAGCGATCTTTGATGGATTCCTAGAGATCCGTCACCCGCCTTTACAGTTTTAATCTCTAGTTTACCAAGGCAAACCGGGTGTGCGGGTGAGGAATTTAGCTTGAAGGCTGACAATATCTAGCATTCACTTGATTTACAAAAAATCACAAGCTATCAAGCATGGGGGCTCGCCCCTGCTAGGATGCCACCGTTGCGGGGTCAGACAGCAGTTCCACAAACTGGATAATGTCTTTGCGAGGATCAACATAACTCGCTTTCACTTCCACATGATCCCCGAGTTCCACCTCTCGTTTAAAGCGCATCGCTAACTCTAAACCTAAGTCTTCAATG is part of the Candidatus Obscuribacterales bacterium genome and encodes:
- a CDS encoding glucose 1-dehydrogenase; this encodes MKGLRDKTALVTGASSGIGQAIAIRLAEEGCNIAINYRSSPGGAQDTLDEAMKQACDDVEKCGVRALLVQGDVSKEADVVAVVDQVVKHFGQLDILVNNAGVQTESPSHDLDVDSFDWVLNVNLRGAFLCARETIKHLLHHQRPGSIINISSVHEVIPRPHYLSYSISKGGMGNLTKTLALEYANQNIRINGIGPGATATPINDDWTEDADKRAVVESHIPMGRAGTPEEMAAAVAFMASDEAAYMTGQTLYIDGGLTLYADFQEVWSA